TACCCCTACCCCGTCGCCGGCATTCCACAGCCAGGGCACTGCGCGAACCCCGCGACCAACCGGTCCACCGGCCCGGAGTCGCCCCGCTGCCGAGCTGATCTTGCGCAAATGCCCACGCTGACGCTTCCGCACGAACACCCGGCCCTGGCTGCACAACGGATCGTGAGCGAAACGATCACCTCGGGGACCGCAGACTTCGGCATCTATGAACGTTCCGAGGTCCCTTCGTTGAATGCCTTGGCCGACCTCCGAGCGATCGCCTCCCGAATCCTGGCCGCCTCCAGAAGCGACCTCCTCGCGACCCTGGTCCCATCCGACGTACTCGATGCCCACAACACAGCCGGAACACCGCGGTCAGGGCCTCGCTCTCTGACCAATCCCACCGTCCGGCCCGGGTTCATGGCCCCTCCCACGGCCGCCGGCACCGCAGCCGGCGTCATCGCGGCCCTGCACATCTTGGGAGGCCAGCACGTCCAGCTGGCGGGCACCGAGCTTCGCCGGCTCACCGGACACCATCCGAGGAGCACCACACCGGCAACCCCGACCACGATGGCCGCCTGGGGCAAGTACACAAGCCCGCGACTGCTGGCCGTCCAGCTTGCGTCGATCGGCCCCGATCTCAGGTGCACTGACCAGCTCCGCTACCGAACGGCGTCAAACCGGCCCCGCTACCCGGACAGCGTCCATGACTCCCACCGTCGACTTCACTCGATCCCTGCGGTGTTCTGGCCAGCGCTGTCGCTACTGATTGCACCTCCAGCAGGCCACTATCAGCGCATCCTGAGGCCCGCCCTGTCCTGCATGCTCGGCCTCACCGGCAGTCGTCTGGACATGGAAGAGATCTCGAGCCGCCTGGGAAGCGCAACCAGCGGGCTCGCTGCCTCCAGAGTCATGCAGTATCTGCGACGCACCCCGTGGTGGACGGTCATGCAGAACGTCATGACCCTGCTGGCCGAGCAACTCGACGCACAACCGGCACCCATCGACTACGAACGCCGACGCCACCTTGACTACAGCGGCCTCCTGCCCCCTCAAGAGTGGGATGACATCTGCCGACGCACAGCGCAATTCCGCGGTCGTGAGCGGCGAATCCACGCTGCCCGCAGCCACCTCTTCGAACGCATCAGCGGACTCCCGGCCGAGCTCATGCCAGCTGAGACGATCGTGACGGAAGCCGAGACCCGCAAGTGGATCAGCGAGTTCACCACTCATCTGACCTCGGACCTGGCAACCGAGCTCGACCACACAGCCAAATCCTTCCTCGACCGTCACCGCATCCACGACGAGCCACTCACCTGGCAGCCAGACACCACGCTCCTGAAAGGACTCGAGCTCCCAGGAACCAACCCCGACGCTGTCAGCGTCGCGACCCTGCACGAGCTCATCGGCCGGCCTCGCATGACCGTCACGCAAGCGGCCAACCTCCTCGGCACAAGCAACGATGCGGTCAAGCATCTCCTCGCCGAGCATCCGCCGCCACCGCGACCCATCACCCCCGGTAAGGCCTGGGCGACAGGTCACATCAGTGCAGTGGCCCGGGCACAGCTACCGGAGTCTGAACTGCGGCGTCTCTACATCGATGAACGGCTGTCCATCCGCCGCATCTCCCAGGCAACAGGTATCAGCATCAGTGTGGTCACCGCTCTCACCTGTGAGTACGACATCGCCCTGCGTCCTACGGGCAGAACAAGCCGGGCGAAGCCCATCACCAGGGAATGGCTCCACGAGCAGTACACGGTTCACCGTCGACCTCTCGCGGACCTCGCCCGCGAGACCGGCATGAGTCCCACATCGATGGCTCGCTGGGCGAGACACCACCAGATCCCGACCCGCCGCGGCGGAGCCGGCCACAACCCAGCCCTCCGAGCCCTCGCCGACGGCGCTACCGCACCACCCTTACTTCGGCTGGCACTCGAACGCCGGGGCGGTCGTGAACACCTCCGCAACTTTGCCGCCGCGGCCTCCTACCCCACCCTCGGCGCCGCAGCAGACGCTCTGAACGTCAAGCGGTTCACTCTCGTCGGGCAGATCAACCGACTGGAGCGAGATCTTGGCGGGCCGCTACTGGAACGAGCGGTCCGCGGACGTCCCATGCGGCTCACAGCACTGGGAAGGCGAGCGAAGAGAGTGATCAACAAAGCCTTTCCAGACCAGGCTGCCAGCAACACCCCGCTTCGGAGAACAGACGGAAGCTGATCAGGGGGCAATTCTCTCCTCAGCTTGGGGTTACAGCCCGCGGGAAGACAAATAGTGAAGGACTGTCAGTGGGGGACGGTACCCTCAGATCTAGCTCAAAGAGGACCCCGGTGGCGTCGAGGTCGACGGGCACCGGGGTCTCTTCCTTACTGGCATTTGGAACCTACCTCGAACACAACGCCGAAGGCACTCAGTGCCGGAGTTTGTGATCATTGCCTCGCCGATCACGGCACACCGGGCCTCCTCGCGAAACACGAGGAAGGACCCCAGAACGTGCACCTGATAAAGGCCCGCGTCACCGACTACCGGTCCATCGAGGACTCCGAGACCTTCGACATCGAAGACGACGTCACCTGTCTGGTCGGCAAGAACGAGTCAGGCAAGACCACGCTGCTGCAGGCCCTCTACCGGCTCAAGCCGGTCGAGGACGTGAAGTTCGACGAGGTGATCGACTTCCCGGCCCGCAAGACCCGGGAGCGCAAGCGGCTCCCCGACGGGAAGCAGATTCCCGTGGTCCGCGCAACCTTCCGCTTCAATGAGGCGGAGATGAAGCAGATCGTGGACGAACTGGGACCGAAGGCCTTGCGCAGCCCGGAGTTCCAGGTCACCATCGGCTACCGCGACCCCATCAAGCGGTTCACGCTCCCCTACAACGAAGCGGCCATCGTCGACCACCTGCGCTCGGCTCTCGACCTGCCCGCAGCGGCGGCCAAGGCGCTCAGCGGCGCGAAGACGGTCAAGGATCTGCTCGACGCCCTGGACGAACTGGACGAGAGCTCCTCGGACGCCAGCGCTCTGGCCGAGCGCATCCGCGAATGGCGCGACAGCAGCGTGGTGCTGCACCTGATCGACGCCTACGCGAGTAAGTGGATGCCGACGTTCGTCTACTTCGACGACTACGACTCCATGCCCGGCAAGGTCTCGCTCCCAGACTTGATCCGACGCAGCGATGCCGGCGATGTCACGCGAGGGGAGCGGGCACTGCTAAGCCTTCTCGACATGGCCGGCGTATCTCCCGAGGAGTTCAACGACTCCGACCAGCACGAACGGCTCATCCGCGAGTTGGAGAACTCGGGCAACGTCATCTCCGACGAGGTCTTCGAGTACTGGTCGCAGAACACGGAGCTGGAAGTCCAACTGAAGACCCTCGCGCCGGAACCGGGCGCCCTGGCCCCCTTCGACCAGGGCCCGATCCTGCAGGTCCGGGTCTTCAACCGCCGCCACCGCGCATCCGTGCCCTTCGATGAGCGGTCCCGCGGATTCGTCTGGTTCTTCTCCTTCCTCGCCTACTTCAACGAGCTGGAGGCAGCCGGAACCACCGACCTGATCCTTCTGCTCGACGAACCCGGCCTTTCTCTCCACGGACGCGCCCAGGAGGACTTCCTTCGTCTGGTCGACGACCGCCTCGCGCCGAAGCACCAGGTCCTCTACACGACGCACTCGCCCTTCATGGTCGATCCCGACCACCTCAACCGCGTCCGAACCGTGATCGACATGGAGCGAGGCGGCGCCAAGGTCTCCTCTGAGATCTTCAAGGCCGACGAGGACACCGCCTTCCCCCTGCTGACCGCGATGGGCATCGAGATGACTCAGACGCTGTTCGTGGGAGAGCACATCCTGCTCCTCGAAGGCCCCAGCGATCTGATCTATCTGGACGTTCTCACGGATCTTGCCGAGGCGAACGGCTCCACCGGGCTCGACCCGCGCTGGGTGAAGACCCCCATTGGCGGCTCCGGCAAGCTGTCCACCTTCGTGACCCTCCTCGGCGCGAACAAGCTGAACGTTGCCGTCCTCATCGACTCCAGCACCAAGGACGTCGGTGCCGTCCAGCGACTCCGCGACAACGACCAGCTCTCCAAGAACGGGCTCGTCGAGATCAGCGAGTTCACCGACGCCGGTGACGCGGATGTCGAGGACCTGTTCGACCGTGACTTCTACGTCGAACTCGTGAACCGCGCCTATGCCGCCGAGTTGGCCACGCCCATCACCGCTGCGGATCTCAACGCCAAGGACCCCCGCGTCGTCCGGCAGATTGAGTCGGTCTTCAAGAAGCGGAAGATCGATACGCGGTTCAACCACTACAGGCCAGCCGCTGTCCTCCTCCGTGAGCAGAACGAACTCATCTCGAAGATCGACGCCGCCACGATCGCCCGCGCCAACCGGCTCTTCACCCGAATGAACGCTCTCCTCCCCAAGCGCTGAGGGGACCAGGGAATGACACGCTCCCGGCTGTCTCTCCTCAGCAAATAGGACAGTTCTGATGCGCACGGGTGAGACACGGAAGCCCTAGGAGTGAGTACAAAGGGGCTGGCTTCGGCGGCGGTGGGGCACTTGCCCCACCGCCGCCGACTTTATGCGCGCGGCCCCTCAGTGCACTGCCCACCGGTCCGAACGACTGGTCGCGCTCGGCCTAGTGGGCATATGACTCTGCTTGCCAATGAGCAACATCGAACTCGGTCGTAGTACATGGCGTAGTGGGCAACGAGGCATGCCTCAGAGGAGGAGCCACGAACCTCTTTTCCTGTCGCTTCTGAGGATTTGGACATGGTTGTGAGAATGAGCGGCTGGACACGGCCTGAGACATCGAGAGAGTTGGCAGGTCAGCGACGCGGCAGATGACACCGGCCGTCGGAACCTACACCCCGGCCGGAACAACACCTTCCGGCCGGGGAAATGGGCTCGACGTCCGCCGTGGCACCAGATGGACTGGGCTCATGACGTCATCTCAGGAAGACCTGCTCCCCGGGACGCGCCGCGCCCTGCTGCACCGGATCGCCGTCGCCCAGGCCGAGGGCCGGGCGCCCTCGCTGGTCGCCTCCGTGGTGCGGGGCGGCAGAGCCGTCTGGCACGGGGCCCGGACCTCGGTGGACGGTCACGGACCGGACGAGAACGTGCAGTACCGGATCGGGTCCATCACCAAGACCTTCACTGCCGTCCTGGTGATGCGGCTGCGCGACGAGGGCCTGCTGGACCTGGGGGACCCGCTGGAGAAGCATCTGCCCGGCACTGGCGCGGGTGAGGCGACCATCGCCCAACTCCTCGCCCACACCGCCGGGCTGGCTGCGGAGTCCCCGGCACCCTGGTGGGAGCGGACCCCGGGCACCCTGCGCCCGGAGCTGGGCGATGTGCTCGGCGAGCAGCCCCTTCTGCACCCTGTCGGCCGACGGCACCACTACTCCAACCCCGGATACACCGTGCTCGGCGCTCTGGTGGAGCAGGTGCGGGGCGCTCCCTGGGAAGAGGTGCTGCGCAACGAGATCCTCGAGCCGCTCGGCCTGCACCGTACGAGCACGCAGCCGCAGGCCCCGCATGCCGGTGGCTGGGCCGTGCATCCGTGGGCGGACGCGATGCTGCCGGAACCGCTGGAGGACCTGGGCAGGATGGCGCCGGCCGGCCAGCTGTGGTCGACCACGGGGGATCTGGCGCTGTTCGCCGCGTTTCTGGCCGCGGGTGACGACCGGGTGCTGAGCGCGGAGTCGGTACGTGAGATGCGCACGCCGGCCGCTCCCGCGGAGGCGGCGGACGTACTGGACGGGTCCACGTACGGCCTCGGCCTGCAGATCCAGCGGCGCGACGGCCGGCTCCTGGTGGGGCACTCCGGCTCGCTGCCGGGCTTCCTGGCGAACCTCACCCTCAGCGTGGAGGACGACGTGGCCGCGGTGGTGCTCGCCAACTGCACCAGCGGACCTCTGCTGGGCGCGGTGGGCGCCGACCTGGTACGGATCGTGGCCGAGGCGGAACCACGGATCCCGGAGCCCTGGCGGCCCCTGCGCGAGATCGATCCAACGGTTCTGGAGCTGACGGGGCAGTGGTACTGGGGAACCAGCGCCTTCGGTCTTCGGGTGACCGCCGACGGCCTTCTCGCCCTCGCCCCGCTGACCGGCAGCGGTCGGCGCTCCCGCTTCCGTTCCCATGGTGACGGCACCTGGACGGGACTGGAGGGGTACTACGCCGGAGAGCTGCTGCGGCCGGTACGGCGCCAGGACGGGTCCCTGAGCCATCTCGACCTCGGCTCGTTTGTGTTCACGCGGCAGCCGTACGACCCTGAGGCAGCCGTGCCCGGTGGAGTGGACCCGCAGGGCTGGCGGGGAATCGGCTAGGCATTCCTGGCGCAGGGGGGTTTCACGTGAAACACACCCCTGCGCTTTCGGGTTCGCCGGTGCCGTCAGAGCCGCAGCTTGAAGCCCTCGTGTGAGGCGCTGAAGCCAAGCCGTTCGTAGAAGCGGTGGGCGTCGGTGCGCGTCTTGTCGGACGTGAGCTGCACCATCCGGCATTCGAGCCGGCGCGAGGTCTCGATCGCCCACTCGATCAGCTGAGCCCCCAGCCCGCTGCCCCGCTCGTCCGCGTGGATGCGCACGGCCTCGATGAGGGCGCGGGTGGCACCCCGGTGCGAGAGGCCCGGAACGATCGTGAGCTGGAGAGTTCCGATCACACGGCCGTCGCGGACGGCGACGACGAGATGCTGGTTCGGATCGGCTTCCAGGCGTTCCAGCGCGGCCCGGTACGGAGTCATGTCGTCGGGGGACTCGCGCTTGGCGCCGAGCGGGTCGTCGGCGAGCATCGCGACGATCGCCGGAAGGTCGTCGCCGGTCGCACGCCGTATTTCAAGATCTCCCATGGGCGCACCCTATGCCGGTGCGTTCAGCGACTCCACCACCCGTACCAGCGGGGCCAGTTCGGGGTTCCGGGAGGCCTCGTCCAAGGCCTCGCGCAGGGCGGCGTCATTGGTGGGCCGCGCCTCCTCGAGGAGCCGCAGCCCCGCCTCGGTGACATTGGTGTAGATGCCGCGCCGGTCGGTGGGGCACAGATAGCGCTCCAGCAGGCCGCGGTCCTCCAGTCGGGTCACCAGGCGGGTGGTGGCGCTCTGACTGAGGACGACCGCGTCGGCGACCTGCTTCATCTGGAGATGCCCGCCCTCGCCGTCGTGCTGGCGGCTCAGTACATCCAGCAGTGAGTACTCGCGCACGCTCAGGTCGTGCTTCGCCTGCAGGGCGCGCTCGATGTGCGCCTCGATCCTCCCGTGCAGCGCAGACAGGGCGCACCAGCCCTGTGCGAGGGCGGTGAGCGCGGGATCCGTCGCCGTCATTGGTGTTCTCCTCCGTCCCGGAGCGGCTGCATCAAGGGTAGAGCAGTGCCGCAATTGCCCGCGCTTGCATATATCCCGCGTCTGCAACTATTGTGAACGCACGAAAAGCGCACATGCAATCGTCTGGGAAGGTGTACCCCTCCATGCCTCTCGCGCTCCTGGCCCTCGCGATCGGGGCCTTCGGAATTGGAACGACCGAGTTCGTGATCATGGGCTTGCTGCCTCAGGTCGCGGGCGACTTCGGGGTCTCCATCCCCACGGCGGGCCTGCTGGTGACGGGCTACGCGCTCGGTGTGGTCGTCGGCGCCCCGCTGATGACCGTGCTCGGCACCAAGGTCTCCCGCAAGCGCATGCTGATGCTGCTGATGGGACTGTTCATCGCCGGCAACCTGCTCTCCGCGGTGGCCCCCGTTTTCGCGATCATGCTGATCGGACGCGTGATCGCCTCCCTCGCGCACGGAGCCTTCTTCGGTATCGGGTCGGTCGTCGCGGCCGAACTGGTGGCACCGCACAAGAAGGCCGGCGCCATCGCCATGATGTTCACCGGCCTGACCGTCGCCAATGTCGTCGGCGTCCCGCTGGGCACGCTCATCGGCCAGCACGTCGGCTGGCGCGTCACCTTCGGGATCGTGGCTGCCCTCGGGGTCGTCGGCCTCACCGGCATCGCCAAGCTGGTGCCCGAGATGCCGAGGCCCGAGGGAGTGCACCTGCGGCACGAGCTGGCCGCCTTCAAGAACGCCCAGGTCCTGCTCGCCATGGCGATGACCGTCCTCGGCTTCGGCGGCGTCTTTGCGGCCATCACCTACATCGCGCCGATGATGACCCACATCGCGGGCTTCGCCGACGGCTCGGTGACCTGGCTCCTGGTCCTGTTCGGCCTCGGCATGGTCGGCGGCAACCTCGTCGGCGGCCGGTTCGCCGACCGCGCCCTGATGCCGATGCTGTACGTATCCCTGGGCGCTCTGGCCCTTGTCCTGGCGCTCTTCACACTCACCGCCCACAGCAAGATCGCGGCGGCCGTCACCATCGCCCTGATCGGCGCCCTGGGCTTCGCGACCGTACCGCCGCTGCAGAAGCGCGTGCTCGACCAGGCGCACGGCGCCCCGACGCTCGCGTCGGCCGTGAACATCGGCGCCTTCAACCTCGGCAATGCCCTGTCCGCCTGGCTCGGCGGCATCGTGATCGCGGCCGGCTTCGGCTACACGGCGCCCAACTGGGTGGGTGCCGCCCTCGCGGCGGCCGCCCTGGTCCTCGCCTTTCTGTCGGCGGCACTCGAACGCCGCGACGGCGCCCGCAGCACCGTGATCGCCTCCGCCACACCCACCGGGCAGCAGACGCCGGTCCACCACTGAGCCGTCGCAGCATCGAGCGCCTGACCGGGCACCTCTCACAGACCTCCGTGCCGGGGATCATCCCCGGTACGGCGAACACCCCCCTCTCATGAACACCCGAGGAGCAAACCTCCATGAGCACCACCGTCGTCGCCCCGCTGTCCATCGAGGACGCCGAACTGCTCGTCGCCACAGCCCGCCGCGCGGCGGAGGACGCCGGGGTCGCCGTCAGCGTCACCGTCCTGGACGCCGGCGGCCATCTGCTGGCCTTCCGCCGGGACGACCGGGCCGTGCTGATCTCCGGCGAGACCAGCACCCGTAAGGCGTACACGGCCCTCCAGCTGAACGCTCCCACCGCCGACCTGGTCGAGGCGGTGCAGCCGGGCGGGCTGTTCCACACGCTGCCCACGGCCCTCGACCGGCCGCTGCTGTTCATCGCCGGCGGGGTGCCCGTCCACCGGGACGGCCGGCTGATCGGCGCGGTCGGCGTCGGCGGCGGTGCTCCGGAGCAGGACCACGGCTTCGCCGTCACGGCCGTCCAGGCGCTCGCCTGAGCCACGAGCCCACGGACACGACGCCGGCCCCGCCGCACCAAGCGGCGGGGCCGGCGTTCGTCGTGCGGGGACTCAGCCCGCGGCCACGGTGAGGGGTGCGAAGCGGCGGGTCCAGTCCCCCGGGAGTTGTGTGATCCCGTATGTCATGACGGCGTTGAAGGCCACGGAGGCGAGTCCTCGCGCCTTCGCCCAGGCCAGCAGCTCCTCATGGCGCACGTCGATGTCGGTGCGCAGGGGGCGGTCCGTGCCCGCCGCCAGCGAGCCGATCAGTGCCTTCGCCGTTTCCGTGTCCTGGGCGACCAGCGGGCCGATGACATGGGTGTCCATGTTGGGCCATGCCGCCGTGTAGCCGGTGATGCGGCCGTCCTCCTCGGCCACCCGCAACTGGTCGGCGAAGGCAGGAAGCCGGGTGATCAGGGGAGTGCGGTCCGCGCCGAAGACCTCCTCGTCGAGACGCAGGATCGCGGGGAGATCCTCCGCGGTGGCGGCGCGGGTGGATACGCCGGACTCCGGGCCGCCCGGAGTGAAATGGCCCACCAGCATCTCCGCCCGGCCCGTCACCTTGAAACCCAGCTCCTCGTACAGAGGCCGGCCGTTCGATGTCGCGTGCAGGGTGAGGGGAGTGGTCCCCATGGTGGCCACGACATGGCGCATCAAGCGGCGGCCGACACCCTGACGAGCATGGCGTTCGGCTACCAGAACCATGCCGACGGCACCGAGATCCGGGCGCTCCGGTGGACCGTACTCCGTGACCACGCATGCGGCCACGAGACCGCCCGAAGGATCGTCGATCCCGTATCCCTTCCCGGCAGTGAGGAGGAAACCCCACTTGTGTTCCTCGCGCTGCCACCCCCGGTTCTCGGACAAGTCGGCGCATGCGGTGAGATCGCGAAGCGTCAGTCGGCGGATGGGCAGAGCAGCGAGGGAAGGAGTCGACACGCAGGTCAGGCTGTCTGACCGGCGCCGCGACGTCCAGCGGTTTCCCTGCAGACACACCGTCTTTTGGTCATGCCGTGGTCCTCTGCACAGCTCGTGGACAGCAGTACGTGTTTCACGTGAAACTTCGGCTGCCG
This genomic interval from Streptomyces sp. NBC_00557 contains the following:
- a CDS encoding TniQ family protein yields the protein MSRPALRTFSIRVVPLPGEALDSWFEAMAHRLHTPMGELLPQLGLARHARARRKTESEADIPRDWVQLLRPAEVNDIAYTCGIDPEQVIAATLAHYDQRALLLDHRTRQVKRWVLWGRGSGSRYCPDCLAASGGRWQLEWRLGWSFACLQHHRLLADTCPHCGCLQRSYPYPVAGIPQPGHCANPATNRSTGPESPRCRADLAQMPTLTLPHEHPALAAQRIVSETITSGTADFGIYERSEVPSLNALADLRAIASRILAASRSDLLATLVPSDVLDAHNTAGTPRSGPRSLTNPTVRPGFMAPPTAAGTAAGVIAALHILGGQHVQLAGTELRRLTGHHPRSTTPATPTTMAAWGKYTSPRLLAVQLASIGPDLRCTDQLRYRTASNRPRYPDSVHDSHRRLHSIPAVFWPALSLLIAPPAGHYQRILRPALSCMLGLTGSRLDMEEISSRLGSATSGLAASRVMQYLRRTPWWTVMQNVMTLLAEQLDAQPAPIDYERRRHLDYSGLLPPQEWDDICRRTAQFRGRERRIHAARSHLFERISGLPAELMPAETIVTEAETRKWISEFTTHLTSDLATELDHTAKSFLDRHRIHDEPLTWQPDTTLLKGLELPGTNPDAVSVATLHELIGRPRMTVTQAANLLGTSNDAVKHLLAEHPPPPRPITPGKAWATGHISAVARAQLPESELRRLYIDERLSIRRISQATGISISVVTALTCEYDIALRPTGRTSRAKPITREWLHEQYTVHRRPLADLARETGMSPTSMARWARHHQIPTRRGGAGHNPALRALADGATAPPLLRLALERRGGREHLRNFAAAASYPTLGAAADALNVKRFTLVGQINRLERDLGGPLLERAVRGRPMRLTALGRRAKRVINKAFPDQAASNTPLRRTDGS
- a CDS encoding ATP-dependent nuclease; protein product: MHLIKARVTDYRSIEDSETFDIEDDVTCLVGKNESGKTTLLQALYRLKPVEDVKFDEVIDFPARKTRERKRLPDGKQIPVVRATFRFNEAEMKQIVDELGPKALRSPEFQVTIGYRDPIKRFTLPYNEAAIVDHLRSALDLPAAAAKALSGAKTVKDLLDALDELDESSSDASALAERIREWRDSSVVLHLIDAYASKWMPTFVYFDDYDSMPGKVSLPDLIRRSDAGDVTRGERALLSLLDMAGVSPEEFNDSDQHERLIRELENSGNVISDEVFEYWSQNTELEVQLKTLAPEPGALAPFDQGPILQVRVFNRRHRASVPFDERSRGFVWFFSFLAYFNELEAAGTTDLILLLDEPGLSLHGRAQEDFLRLVDDRLAPKHQVLYTTHSPFMVDPDHLNRVRTVIDMERGGAKVSSEIFKADEDTAFPLLTAMGIEMTQTLFVGEHILLLEGPSDLIYLDVLTDLAEANGSTGLDPRWVKTPIGGSGKLSTFVTLLGANKLNVAVLIDSSTKDVGAVQRLRDNDQLSKNGLVEISEFTDAGDADVEDLFDRDFYVELVNRAYAAELATPITAADLNAKDPRVVRQIESVFKKRKIDTRFNHYRPAAVLLREQNELISKIDAATIARANRLFTRMNALLPKR
- a CDS encoding serine hydrolase domain-containing protein; this encodes MTSSQEDLLPGTRRALLHRIAVAQAEGRAPSLVASVVRGGRAVWHGARTSVDGHGPDENVQYRIGSITKTFTAVLVMRLRDEGLLDLGDPLEKHLPGTGAGEATIAQLLAHTAGLAAESPAPWWERTPGTLRPELGDVLGEQPLLHPVGRRHHYSNPGYTVLGALVEQVRGAPWEEVLRNEILEPLGLHRTSTQPQAPHAGGWAVHPWADAMLPEPLEDLGRMAPAGQLWSTTGDLALFAAFLAAGDDRVLSAESVREMRTPAAPAEAADVLDGSTYGLGLQIQRRDGRLLVGHSGSLPGFLANLTLSVEDDVAAVVLANCTSGPLLGAVGADLVRIVAEAEPRIPEPWRPLREIDPTVLELTGQWYWGTSAFGLRVTADGLLALAPLTGSGRRSRFRSHGDGTWTGLEGYYAGELLRPVRRQDGSLSHLDLGSFVFTRQPYDPEAAVPGGVDPQGWRGIG
- a CDS encoding GNAT family N-acetyltransferase, whose product is MGDLEIRRATGDDLPAIVAMLADDPLGAKRESPDDMTPYRAALERLEADPNQHLVVAVRDGRVIGTLQLTIVPGLSHRGATRALIEAVRIHADERGSGLGAQLIEWAIETSRRLECRMVQLTSDKTRTDAHRFYERLGFSASHEGFKLRL
- a CDS encoding MarR family winged helix-turn-helix transcriptional regulator, which translates into the protein MTATDPALTALAQGWCALSALHGRIEAHIERALQAKHDLSVREYSLLDVLSRQHDGEGGHLQMKQVADAVVLSQSATTRLVTRLEDRGLLERYLCPTDRRGIYTNVTEAGLRLLEEARPTNDAALREALDEASRNPELAPLVRVVESLNAPA
- a CDS encoding MFS transporter, producing the protein MPLALLALAIGAFGIGTTEFVIMGLLPQVAGDFGVSIPTAGLLVTGYALGVVVGAPLMTVLGTKVSRKRMLMLLMGLFIAGNLLSAVAPVFAIMLIGRVIASLAHGAFFGIGSVVAAELVAPHKKAGAIAMMFTGLTVANVVGVPLGTLIGQHVGWRVTFGIVAALGVVGLTGIAKLVPEMPRPEGVHLRHELAAFKNAQVLLAMAMTVLGFGGVFAAITYIAPMMTHIAGFADGSVTWLLVLFGLGMVGGNLVGGRFADRALMPMLYVSLGALALVLALFTLTAHSKIAAAVTIALIGALGFATVPPLQKRVLDQAHGAPTLASAVNIGAFNLGNALSAWLGGIVIAAGFGYTAPNWVGAALAAAALVLAFLSAALERRDGARSTVIASATPTGQQTPVHH
- a CDS encoding GlcG/HbpS family heme-binding protein; protein product: MSTTVVAPLSIEDAELLVATARRAAEDAGVAVSVTVLDAGGHLLAFRRDDRAVLISGETSTRKAYTALQLNAPTADLVEAVQPGGLFHTLPTALDRPLLFIAGGVPVHRDGRLIGAVGVGGGAPEQDHGFAVTAVQALA
- a CDS encoding GNAT family N-acetyltransferase; translated protein: MSTPSLAALPIRRLTLRDLTACADLSENRGWQREEHKWGFLLTAGKGYGIDDPSGGLVAACVVTEYGPPERPDLGAVGMVLVAERHARQGVGRRLMRHVVATMGTTPLTLHATSNGRPLYEELGFKVTGRAEMLVGHFTPGGPESGVSTRAATAEDLPAILRLDEEVFGADRTPLITRLPAFADQLRVAEEDGRITGYTAAWPNMDTHVIGPLVAQDTETAKALIGSLAAGTDRPLRTDIDVRHEELLAWAKARGLASVAFNAVMTYGITQLPGDWTRRFAPLTVAAG